The following nucleotide sequence is from Candidatus Edwardsbacteria bacterium.
CATCACTGAAATTGGCCCATGTTTTATAACACAGGGTACATAAGGGCCGCTTGTCATCCAAACTAACCCGTACTCCGCATCTTATGCATGTACCCGTTGACTCGCCGACATATTGCCCCCTGTTTTCGTTAATCTGTTCATTAATGTAATAATTGTCGGCGTTTTTTATTATCGAAATTGCCTCATTATGTATTTCGTTATAAATTTCTACGTTTTCGTCTTTTGAGACATGTATTCCCATTTCCCGATTCATTTCAGAATATTCATACAAATTCATTGATGTTATCACCGCATCGTTTTCATTTATATAACATTTAGCATGAAGCATTTTTAAATAATAAATATTGAGCTTTTTAATATTCGATAATTTAACCTGCTCAAACTTCCTCATGTCTTTGTTTCCAAAAACAACATCTATTTTTATTTTCTTGTTAGTGGCTTCAGCAAGACGCTCAATATACATATCAGAAATATTTAAAAATGGCGAAATGAGAATTATAAATTCATTCGCAGAACGTATTATCCCTTCTATTTCGCCGGCAATCTGTTTTGTAGTCAAAAAACGCATATTTAGTTATTACCCTCCACTACCTTTATCTCTGCCTCGCTCAGCCCGTATAATCTATAAACCAACTGGTCTATCTCATGGTCCACTGCGGCAATTTTTATGTGGTTATTTTCCCGCAATTCCGGGGATTTATTTAAGGCCAACATTTCTTTAACAAGACTTACAAGCTGGTCGTGCATGGCTTTGTCATTTGTATTTTTGAGATCAATATTTCTTAAAGGCAGCCTGTTCAAGTGATAATTATCAAACCGCATCGTTCTTATTGCATTACCATATATAAAGCGATAAGCATACCAGGAAATAAGTTTGGAATTTAAAAGACCTATTAAATATTCCGGTATGGTTTTAGTTGTTACGTAGATATTTCCTACACTACCTAAAGATATGATGCCTTTTTTATCAAGCGTAGCCATAATTATAATATGCTCCTTGGGTTTTGTCACATGTGCGATGATGTTCTGAATTATAATTTTAGGCACACTCATATAAGATATTTGCTCGGTTAGTTTGTCGTAGACTCCTTTTGTCAAACCCTCCACGGCTTCTTTAAGTACATAGCGCCCTATAGATTTACAACGATAAATCGGAATGTCCCACTTTTCATTTACAATTTTACTTTGAATATCTTGCCCTCGTTTAATACTGCAAAATTTATTAAAGGTTTCACCAATATTTTTTATTTTTACGCCAATATTTATTTCCTGATTAGTTAAGCCTGTTAAATAACAGTCGAAATTTATGTATACCTTTTTTTCAACCAATGCGTTATTGACAAAATCGCCATTTATTGTTTTTGCCGTAAACACCTTGTTTGACAAGATGCTTTTGTTATAAATCAAAATCACCTGTTCCAATAAAACTTCGTCAAAAGCCTTGCTGACATCAATCAAAGCAGATAAATTAGACACCAGATAATTTCGCATGCTTAACCAAGCATCGCTATAGCAAATGGATTTCGGCACAATAAGACCGAGTTTTCCATCATCACTTAATAATGACACGCCCTTTTCAATAAATATATTACCCGTATTTGTGTTACCCCCAATATGTTCGTATTTTTTTAAGACAAAGTTTTTAAAATCATCTTTTAATTCCGCCCCATACGGCGGGTTCCCGATCACAGCATCAAAACCGCCCTGGGAAAATACCTCAGGAAAGGCCACTTCAAAATTTAACGGATGCTGTTCATCCGGCTTGCTGAAATAATCAGCCAGGTTGCCGTTCAATCTGCGGTTTAAAATTTCTTCGCCTTTTTTAATAGCCTCCCAAAGTAAGTGTTTTTTATCATCATCGCTGGTTTTATAAAACTGTTTGTGCAGTTTTAAAATATTCAAGACATCCTTGTCCGCTTCGTAAACATTGAACATATTCAATTGTTCCTGGTCCGTCAACGATTTGCCGGATATCAGAGAATTGCCATGCCGTATATTAAGATGCAAGCTGGGTAATAGTTTTCGCCCTTTAAGTTCGTCCCACTTATGCTTATCCAAAGCCTTTAACATCAAATTGAGCTTGCATATCTCCACCGCCCGCTGGTCCAGATCCACCCCGTAGAGGTTGTGCTGTAAAATGGTCCGCTTTATGTCAAAATCCTTTTTATCCGGAGCGGCCTTTTTATAGGCAGCGTGGAATTTGTCGAAGGCATTGATCAAAAACGAGCCGGAGCCGCAGGCCGGATCAAGCACTTTTATTTTCTTGATGTCGTCAAAGGTCAGGCCTCCCTCTCCTAATTTATTAGGAGAGGGCCGGGGTGAGGTCAATATTTCGCCAACTGTATTGGTAACAATGTAGTCCACGATATATTCCGGTGTGTAATAGATGCCCTGGCTCTTGCGCTTGAACCGGGCCTTGTCCTCTCGCACCTTGATCCCCTGCTTCTTGCCGCCTCTAAGCATCTCGCCCAAATAATCCTCGTAAACATCGCCGATGATGTTCACCGGCAGTCGCGAGAAATCCACCGAGGCCAGTTCG
It contains:
- a CDS encoding phospholipase D family protein, coding for MRFLTTKQIAGEIEGIIRSANEFIILISPFLNISDMYIERLAEATNKKIKIDVVFGNKDMRKFEQVKLSNIKKLNIYYLKMLHAKCYINENDAVITSMNLYEYSEMNREMGIHVSKDENVEIYNEIHNEAISIIKNADNYYINEQINENRGQYVGESTGTCIRCGVRVSLDDKRPLCTLCYKTWANFSDVDYKENYCHICGKEHNSSMRKPLCRGCFHKRGMGVLN
- a CDS encoding N-6 DNA methylase, coding for MIFIDVCHDKRIIGPNAHDSILYTKKQVYDELKKWFVTMDDRFNTDLFESDKYINGFEISNEVLAPIVSELASVDFSRLPVNIIGDVYEDYLGEMLRGGKKQGIKVREDKARFKRKSQGIYYTPEYIVDYIVTNTVGEILTSPRPSPNKLGEGGLTFDDIKKIKVLDPACGSGSFLINAFDKFHAAYKKAAPDKKDFDIKRTILQHNLYGVDLDQRAVEICKLNLMLKALDKHKWDELKGRKLLPSLHLNIRHGNSLISGKSLTDQEQLNMFNVYEADKDVLNILKLHKQFYKTSDDDKKHLLWEAIKKGEEILNRRLNGNLADYFSKPDEQHPLNFEVAFPEVFSQGGFDAVIGNPPYGAELKDDFKNFVLKKYEHIGGNTNTGNIFIEKGVSLLSDDGKLGLIVPKSICYSDAWLSMRNYLVSNLSALIDVSKAFDEVLLEQVILIYNKSILSNKVFTAKTINGDFVNNALVEKKVYINFDCYLTGLTNQEINIGVKIKNIGETFNKFCSIKRGQDIQSKIVNEKWDIPIYRCKSIGRYVLKEAVEGLTKGVYDKLTEQISYMSVPKIIIQNIIAHVTKPKEHIIIMATLDKKGIISLGSVGNIYVTTKTIPEYLIGLLNSKLISWYAYRFIYGNAIRTMRFDNYHLNRLPLRNIDLKNTNDKAMHDQLVSLVKEMLALNKSPELRENNHIKIAAVDHEIDQLVYRLYGLSEAEIKVVEGNN